In Candidatus Epulonipiscium viviparus, one DNA window encodes the following:
- a CDS encoding ABC transporter permease, producing the protein MKKLILRTFLSTLTIVIFLMLWQAAVVNEFVPTNKIVSPEEVFDAFRMKIKNPAPDGATVQAHLGQSLKILLLGWLAGSLVGAILGLLMGWYKIIDYIIQPIFELYRMIPAVAWIPIVSLWAGTGDKAKLAVIFFTSLIPVIAYARTGIIRTSKTLLSLATMYGASDFEKFTKVAIPIAIPEVLTGIKIALVKVCITLAVVEFLMSNSGIGYMINMGRRYQRIDIIILGMVVMGITAKIFISTIEGLEKGVLTISRK; encoded by the coding sequence ATGAAAAAATTAATCTTAAGAACATTTTTAAGCACATTGACTATCGTAATATTTTTGATGCTATGGCAAGCGGCGGTGGTCAATGAATTTGTTCCAACTAATAAAATCGTTTCTCCAGAAGAAGTATTTGATGCATTTCGAATGAAAATAAAGAACCCGGCTCCGGATGGCGCAACGGTCCAAGCGCATCTAGGCCAAAGTCTAAAAATTTTATTACTCGGATGGTTGGCGGGTTCGTTAGTTGGAGCAATATTGGGGCTATTGATGGGATGGTATAAAATAATCGATTACATAATACAGCCGATTTTTGAATTATATAGAATGATTCCTGCAGTTGCCTGGATTCCGATAGTAAGTTTGTGGGCAGGAACGGGAGATAAAGCTAAGCTAGCGGTAATATTTTTTACTTCACTTATCCCAGTTATTGCATATGCCAGAACCGGTATAATCAGAACGTCAAAAACTTTACTTTCTTTGGCCACAATGTATGGAGCTAGTGATTTTGAAAAATTTACTAAAGTAGCTATCCCAATTGCAATACCAGAAGTGCTTACTGGCATAAAAATAGCGCTTGTAAAAGTCTGTATTACACTGGCTGTTGTAGAATTTTTGATGTCTAATTCAGGAATAGGTTACATGATTAATATGGGACGACGATATCAAAGAATCGATATTATTATTTTGGGAATGGTTGTTATGGGAATAACGGCTAAAATATTTATATCTACAATAGAAGGATTAGAAAAAGGGGTATTAACGATTAGTAGAAAGTAG
- a CDS encoding ABC transporter permease, whose protein sequence is MEKVKKIIYAIISVTILIIIWTMAAKNQELLPSPKEVFAEVAIFMYVPISGYTLIGHILVSLFRLAFALMVSSVIGIFVGIMMALNFYIDCTIGTLIKFITLVPAIAWMPIMIMWNGIGESSIIIIIILGIISPIIINTYLGFYKIDKKFLVIVKTLNATKKQVFTKILIPIAAPKVVNGLKNALEIGWIILIAVEMLMADEGMGFILTRGMDYFDIPLIFVGMISIGVVKSIISLLIAIVEENYN, encoded by the coding sequence ATGGAAAAGGTAAAAAAAATTATATATGCTATAATATCTGTGACAATATTGATAATAATATGGACAATGGCAGCTAAAAATCAGGAGTTACTTCCTTCACCAAAGGAAGTTTTTGCAGAAGTAGCTATATTTATGTATGTTCCAATTTCTGGATATACATTGATAGGGCATATTTTGGTAAGTTTATTTCGGTTGGCTTTTGCCTTGATGGTCTCTAGTGTAATTGGAATTTTTGTAGGTATTATGATGGCTCTAAATTTCTATATTGACTGTACAATTGGAACGTTAATAAAATTCATAACATTAGTTCCCGCAATTGCTTGGATGCCCATAATGATTATGTGGAATGGCATAGGAGAAAGTTCTATAATTATAATTATCATACTCGGGATTATATCGCCTATAATAATAAATACATATTTAGGATTTTATAAAATTGATAAAAAGTTTTTAGTGATAGTTAAGACCTTAAATGCAACCAAAAAACAAGTTTTTACAAAAATTTTGATCCCAATAGCGGCGCCAAAAGTGGTTAATGGACTAAAGAACGCTTTAGAAATAGGCTGGATTATTTTGATTGCAGTAGAAATGCTGATGGCTGATGAAGGAATGGGATTTATATTAACTCGAGGTATGGATTATTTTGATATACCTCTTATATTTGTGGGGATGATTTCGATCGGTGTTGTTAAGTCGATTATATCTTTGTTAATTGCAATCGTGGAAGAAAACTATAATTGA
- a CDS encoding SDR family NAD(P)-dependent oxidoreductase: MKVKEGKIALVTGGSRGIGKAISQRLAEDGATVIIADILYEAAVETCNELNALNLKTVPYQVDLSSSDDIANMFKYIKETYHTIDILVNNAAIQIRGASVNFLEENWDKVCDINLKSQWLTCQAAAKIMLKNGYGKIVSIASGTACRAQSQRAPYTITKSAVEGLARALGNEWARYGINVNCVSPGWTLTQMVQDGIDKGLVKPDEILPMVPLGRFMDPAEVANAVNFLASDEASGIVGQTLYCDGGGSIRCNNEPYFPLEIEE; the protein is encoded by the coding sequence ATGAAAGTAAAAGAAGGGAAAATTGCACTTGTCACAGGTGGCTCGAGAGGAATAGGCAAAGCAATCTCACAGCGATTAGCCGAGGACGGGGCAACTGTCATTATAGCAGATATCTTGTATGAGGCAGCGGTAGAAACTTGCAATGAGCTTAACGCATTAAATTTAAAAACGGTGCCGTATCAAGTGGATTTATCTAGCTCAGATGATATCGCCAATATGTTTAAATATATTAAGGAAACATACCACACGATTGATATACTAGTGAACAATGCCGCTATTCAAATTAGAGGAGCTTCTGTAAACTTTTTGGAAGAAAACTGGGATAAAGTTTGCGATATCAATCTAAAATCTCAATGGCTAACCTGTCAAGCTGCGGCCAAAATTATGTTAAAAAATGGATACGGCAAAATTGTGAGTATAGCCTCTGGAACTGCTTGTCGTGCGCAATCGCAACGAGCTCCATATACAATCACAAAGTCGGCAGTAGAAGGGCTGGCGCGTGCACTGGGCAATGAGTGGGCAAGATATGGCATCAATGTAAATTGCGTATCACCAGGATGGACACTCACACAAATGGTTCAAGATGGCATAGACAAAGGACTTGTAAAGCCCGACGAAATTTTGCCTATGGTACCTCTAGGAAGATTTATGGATCCCGCCGAAGTGGCCAATGCGGTAAATTTTTTAGCATCTGATGAAGCATCAGGAATCGTAGGTCAAACGCTATATTGCGATGGTGGCGGAAGCATTCGTTGTAATAATGAACCATACTTTCCATTGGAAATCGAAGAATAG
- a CDS encoding 1-deoxy-D-xylulose-5-phosphate synthase N-terminal domain-containing protein → MKNQNLDAHKVAAGIRRRVLEVALRDGGCNVSQACSMAEMFGMLYTGGLNITEVAEPLTPVYFPGAPNKNNPGILGHEYNGERRADLDRFYLSPVQCSIVLYAALAATGRMTEEGFMLFGKDGYVIEHIGEAHSPGMDISPGSLGQCLGMAAGVAMARKLRGDTGRNIVILGDGECELGMTWEVVQAMVTRKLNNMVVIVDQNRQQCDGKMSLICDVEDTLRDRFEAFGCEVYEVDGHNPDVLKAVMNQRPDPAGRPRVILAQTNPIKDMPALSEKGHRIHFVRIDEAEKPIYQSYVDKFREIENA, encoded by the coding sequence ATGAAGAATCAGAATTTAGATGCGCACAAAGTTGCCGCAGGAATCAGAAGGCGCGTATTAGAAGTTGCCTTACGAGATGGTGGATGTAATGTTTCGCAAGCGTGTTCTATGGCAGAAATGTTTGGAATGCTATATACAGGAGGGTTAAACATTACCGAAGTTGCCGAGCCGCTAACCCCAGTATATTTTCCTGGCGCACCCAATAAAAACAATCCGGGAATTTTGGGGCATGAATATAACGGCGAGAGAAGAGCGGATCTAGACCGATTCTATCTATCGCCAGTTCAATGCTCGATCGTTCTTTACGCAGCGCTGGCGGCCACAGGGAGAATGACCGAAGAAGGCTTTATGCTATTCGGAAAGGATGGCTACGTAATCGAACATATTGGCGAAGCGCACTCTCCGGGAATGGACATCAGCCCGGGCTCTCTTGGGCAATGCTTAGGTATGGCAGCCGGAGTTGCGATGGCCCGCAAACTTAGAGGTGATACAGGAAGAAACATTGTGATCCTAGGAGATGGAGAATGCGAGCTTGGAATGACTTGGGAAGTTGTTCAAGCCATGGTAACCAGAAAGCTGAATAATATGGTTGTTATCGTAGATCAAAATCGTCAACAATGCGATGGAAAAATGAGTTTAATTTGCGATGTAGAAGATACGTTAAGAGACAGATTTGAGGCATTTGGATGCGAAGTATACGAAGTTGACGGACACAATCCAGATGTGCTCAAAGCCGTAATGAATCAGCGACCAGATCCTGCAGGGAGACCGAGAGTAATCTTGGCGCAGACTAATCCAATAAAAGATATGCCCGCACTTTCTGAAAAGGGACACAGAATTCACTTTGTACGCATTGATGAAGCCGAAAAACCGATCTACCAAAGCTATGTCGACAAGTTTAGAGAAATAGAAAACGCATAG
- a CDS encoding transketolase family protein produces the protein MERVIKVYDNAFAEYGKDKPEVIAFSADLSGGCEVREFWEKYPDRFYSMGIAEQNMHSFAGGMALEGFVPFVHTFAVFIYRRSLDMVHLSIAHPNVKVRLVGSVPGVTSPAGATHQALDDIAVMRAVPNMTVLECGDATDVESFFQLQEQINGPVYIRVLRGEVPRLFNTPMELNKSRMLSDGEDVVILSSGVCTEEAMRAVDSIKKAGISVHHRHITCLKPFEDQEVLEAIKKAKYGIITMENHNVLGGLGSIVADMMAEHGVGKKLFKVGIQDEYMHGGSKLYLMKRYGLDAMALVKKVNEVVGRDLGITEDMLEAFHFELENDATRALGV, from the coding sequence ATGGAAAGAGTTATTAAAGTATATGACAATGCATTTGCAGAGTATGGAAAAGACAAGCCAGAAGTTATTGCGTTTTCTGCGGACCTAAGCGGAGGGTGCGAAGTTAGAGAGTTTTGGGAAAAATATCCAGATAGATTTTACTCAATGGGGATAGCAGAACAGAATATGCACTCATTTGCAGGTGGGATGGCGCTAGAAGGCTTCGTGCCGTTTGTACACACCTTCGCGGTATTCATCTACAGGCGTTCGTTAGATATGGTTCATCTATCAATCGCGCATCCAAATGTTAAAGTTCGATTGGTAGGATCCGTTCCGGGAGTCACCTCTCCTGCGGGGGCAACGCACCAGGCTTTAGATGACATTGCGGTTATGAGGGCCGTTCCAAATATGACAGTATTAGAATGTGGCGATGCGACAGATGTAGAAAGCTTCTTTCAGTTACAAGAACAAATCAACGGGCCAGTTTATATTCGAGTTCTCAGAGGAGAGGTTCCTAGATTATTTAACACACCTATGGAACTAAACAAATCCAGAATGTTATCAGACGGTGAAGACGTGGTAATTCTATCCTCTGGAGTGTGCACCGAAGAAGCTATGAGAGCGGTCGACTCGATTAAGAAAGCCGGCATCAGCGTGCACCATAGACATATAACTTGCCTCAAGCCATTTGAAGATCAGGAAGTCCTAGAGGCAATCAAAAAGGCAAAATATGGAATTATCACAATGGAAAACCACAATGTTTTGGGTGGATTAGGCTCCATTGTTGCAGACATGATGGCAGAGCACGGCGTTGGTAAAAAGCTATTTAAAGTAGGGATCCAAGACGAGTATATGCACGGCGGCTCCAAGCTGTATCTAATGAAACGCTACGGCCTTGATGCGATGGCGTTAGTAAAAAAAGTAAACGAGGTGGTAGGCAGAGACTTGGGTATCACAGAAGATATGTTAGAGGCGTTCCATTTTGAATTAGAAAACGATGCGACGAGAGCATTAGGAGTTTAA
- a CDS encoding ABC transporter substrate-binding protein, giving the protein MGLIGCSGSADADVSTISEYTLEAFADVEPLAESVEFNVGSLAGSTHGFSNYLIEKLGGYEHSNMDAEVIVFGTGPILVEAMVSGDCDAGLYGLGGTLAGTIGQGFVNFGAGSRDYQALQIYSPNDGEMVAAGEGAQIPGVYGTAEDWRGKDIYLPVGSTLHYMLSVGLEELGLSTDDIKITHMDVPNVNTALRAGKCDIGGLWNSYPYGDINEKATAIMKAEDVDVTLVTCFSAPKSVVSDAAKMSAVEKWMELYFAAVDWMYASDENLDLATDWFLEWNDSNGISSERFEIEAHLKYQKPYTLEENIEMFNTQSDAGEFSKLVEYNVLPLEFYVEQGSYREKDIETFLEPQYFDSSVIDKLAAK; this is encoded by the coding sequence GTGGGACTTATAGGGTGCTCGGGCTCAGCTGATGCAGATGTTAGCACTATAAGCGAGTATACATTAGAAGCATTTGCCGATGTCGAGCCATTGGCTGAAAGTGTTGAGTTTAATGTCGGGTCTCTTGCGGGAAGTACGCACGGATTTTCAAATTACTTGATAGAAAAGTTGGGCGGCTATGAGCATTCGAATATGGACGCTGAAGTGATTGTATTTGGCACTGGACCAATTTTGGTAGAAGCGATGGTTTCTGGAGATTGCGATGCGGGACTATATGGATTGGGCGGAACTCTGGCAGGAACGATTGGACAGGGATTTGTTAATTTTGGAGCAGGATCTAGAGATTATCAAGCGTTACAAATTTATTCCCCAAACGACGGCGAGATGGTTGCTGCAGGTGAAGGCGCACAAATTCCAGGAGTTTATGGTACGGCAGAAGATTGGAGAGGTAAAGATATATATTTACCAGTGGGCAGTACACTTCACTATATGCTAAGCGTTGGGTTAGAGGAATTAGGTCTAAGTACCGACGATATTAAAATAACTCACATGGATGTTCCGAATGTGAACACGGCTCTTCGTGCAGGAAAATGTGACATTGGCGGGCTTTGGAACAGCTATCCATATGGCGATATTAATGAGAAGGCAACGGCGATAATGAAAGCCGAAGATGTAGATGTAACATTGGTAACATGTTTTTCTGCACCTAAAAGTGTGGTCTCTGATGCGGCTAAGATGTCTGCAGTAGAAAAGTGGATGGAGCTATACTTCGCAGCAGTAGATTGGATGTATGCTAGTGACGAGAACCTCGATCTTGCAACGGACTGGTTTTTGGAATGGAATGATTCGAACGGAATTAGTAGTGAGCGTTTTGAAATAGAAGCGCATCTAAAGTATCAAAAACCATACACATTGGAAGAGAATATCGAAATGTTTAATACGCAAAGTGATGCGGGCGAATTTTCAAAACTTGTCGAGTATAATGTATTGCCGTTGGAATTTTATGTAGAGCAAGGTAGTTATCGAGAAAAAGATATTGAAACATTTTTGGAGCCTCAGTATTTTGATTCATCTGTAATTGATAAGTTGGCAGCGAAGTAA
- a CDS encoding ABC transporter substrate-binding protein, with translation MKKFALLLGFATLATGITGCYGSNVTETGAINKYTLEAFADVEPLAENVEFNVGALTGSTHGFVSYLIQKLGGYEHSNVDAEIIVFDTGALLVETMVAGDCDAGLYGLGGTLAGTIGQGFINFGAGSRDYQALQLYSPNDSEMVAAGEGAQIPGVYGTADDWRGKDVYLPVGSTLHYMLGVGLAKLGLSMDDIKITHMDVQQVNSALRSGHCNIGGLWTNYPYGDINETATAIMKAEDVDVTLVTCFSAPKSVVSDAAKMSAVEKWMELYFAAVDWMYANDENLSLATDWFLDWNDSQGVDSERFEIEAHLKYQKPYTLEENIEMFNTQSDVGEFSKLVEYNVLPLEFYVDQGSYREKDIATFLEPQYFDSSVIDKLAAK, from the coding sequence ATGAAAAAGTTTGCATTATTATTAGGATTTGCAACATTGGCGACAGGAATTACGGGGTGTTATGGATCAAATGTTACAGAGACTGGCGCTATAAACAAGTATACATTGGAGGCATTTGCAGATGTGGAACCGTTGGCTGAAAATGTTGAGTTTAACGTTGGAGCACTTACAGGGAGCACACATGGATTTGTAAGTTATCTGATACAAAAATTGGGTGGCTATGAGCATTCTAATGTTGATGCAGAAATAATTGTATTTGATACGGGAGCACTGTTGGTAGAAACAATGGTTGCGGGAGACTGCGATGCGGGACTATATGGATTGGGCGGAACTCTTGCGGGAACGATTGGACAGGGGTTTATCAATTTTGGAGCAGGATCTAGAGACTATCAAGCGTTACAACTTTATTCACCAAACGACAGCGAGATGGTTGCGGCAGGAGAGGGCGCACAAATTCCTGGGGTTTATGGTACGGCAGATGATTGGAGAGGCAAAGACGTATATTTGCCAGTGGGTAGTACGCTTCACTATATGTTGGGGGTGGGGCTAGCAAAATTGGGTTTAAGTATGGATGATATCAAAATAACTCATATGGATGTGCAACAAGTAAATTCTGCGCTTCGCAGCGGACATTGTAATATTGGTGGGCTTTGGACCAACTATCCATATGGCGATATAAACGAAACAGCAACGGCGATAATGAAAGCCGAAGATGTAGATGTAACATTGGTAACATGTTTTTCTGCACCTAAAAGCGTGGTATCTGATGCGGCTAAGATGTCTGCAGTAGAAAAGTGGATGGAGCTATACTTCGCAGCAGTAGACTGGATGTACGCCAATGATGAGAATCTCAGTCTTGCAACTGACTGGTTTCTGGATTGGAATGATTCACAAGGAGTTGACAGTGAGCGTTTTGAAATAGAAGCGCATCTAAAGTATCAAAAACCATACACATTGGAAGAGAATATCGAAATGTTTAATACGCAAAGTGATGTGGGTGAATTTTCAAAACTTGTCGAGTATAATGTATTGCCGTTGGAATTTTATGTAGATCAAGGTAGTTATCGAGAAAAAGATATTGCAACATTTTTGGAGCCGCAGTATTTTGATTCATCTGTAATTGATAAGTTGGCAGCGAAGTAA
- a CDS encoding ABC transporter substrate-binding protein, producing MKKFALLLGFATLATGITGCYGSNVTETGAINKYTLEAFADVEPLAENVEFNVGVLSGSTHGFSSYLIEKLGGYEHANIDAEIIVFSTGPILVEAMVSGDCDAGAYGLGGVLAGTIGQGFVNLGAIARDYHTLQIYSPNDSEMVAAGEGAQIPGVYGTADDWRGKDVYLPVGSTLHYMLGVGLAKLGLSTDDIKITHMDVQNVNTALRAGKCDIGGLWHNYPYGDINEQATPIMTAEDVDVTLMACFAAPGDVVADPEKMPVIEKWMELYFAAVDWMYASDENLSLATDWFLEWNDSNGISSEYDEVSAHLKYQKLLTLEENVEMFHTPSDAGEFSKLVEYNVLPLEFYVEQGSYREKDIATFLEPQYFDSSVIDKLVAK from the coding sequence ATGAAAAAGTTTGCATTATTATTAGGATTTGCAACATTGGCGACAGGAATTACGGGGTGTTATGGATCAAATGTTACAGAGACTGGCGCTATAAACAAGTATACATTGGAGGCATTTGCAGATGTGGAACCGTTGGCTGAAAATGTTGAGTTTAACGTTGGAGTACTTTCGGGAAGTACGCATGGATTCTCAAGTTATTTGATAGAAAAACTGGGTGGATATGAACACGCTAATATTGATGCGGAAATAATAGTATTTAGTACAGGACCAATTTTGGTAGAGGCGATGGTTTCGGGAGACTGCGATGCCGGTGCATATGGATTAGGTGGAGTATTAGCTGGAACGATTGGACAGGGGTTTGTCAATTTAGGAGCAATTGCTAGAGACTATCACACGTTACAAATCTATTCGCCAAACGATAGCGAGATGGTTGCGGCAGGGGAAGGCGCACAAATTCCAGGAGTTTATGGTACTGCAGATGATTGGAGAGGCAAAGACGTATATTTGCCAGTGGGCAGTACGCTTCACTATATGTTGGGGGTGGGGCTAGCAAAATTGGGCCTAAGCACTGATGATATTAAAATAACTCATATGGATGTGCAAAATGTTAATACAGCGCTTCGTGCAGGAAAATGCGATATTGGTGGGCTTTGGCATAATTATCCATATGGAGATATTAACGAACAAGCAACACCGATAATGACCGCCGAAGATGTAGATGTAACACTGATGGCATGCTTTGCCGCACCAGGAGATGTGGTGGCGGACCCCGAGAAAATGCCTGTAATCGAAAAGTGGATGGAGCTATATTTCGCGGCAGTAGACTGGATGTATGCTAGCGACGAAAACCTCAGCCTTGCAACTGACTGGTTTCTGGAATGGAATGATTCGAATGGCATTAGCAGTGAGTATGATGAAGTATCAGCGCATTTAAAATATCAAAAGCTATTAACATTAGAAGAGAACGTCGAGATGTTTCATACACCAAGTGATGCGGGCGAATTTTCAAAACTTGTCGAGTATAATGTATTGCCGTTGGAATTTTATGTAGAGCAAGGTAGTTATCGAGAAAAAGATATTGCAACATTTTTGGAGCCGCAGTATTTTGATTCATCTGTAATTGATAAGTTAGTAGCAAAATAA
- a CDS encoding ABC transporter permease — MNRKNQPKSIFAEILLPIIVVLGFLFVWQISIMVGIIPHNKMATPIEVFSTFLVKLHDTAPDGATLQENILQSLKISLSGLFMGIFIGTPLGLLMGWYKKVDMVVKPIFELFRPIPPIAWIPLTILWIGVGDFAKICIIFVSAFIPCVLNSQAGIRQTSPVLINMAKTFGATDFETFLRIGVPSSIPMIFAGVRIALGNAWSTLVAAELLAANAGLGYMITMGRQYQRIDIIVLGMVTIGLLGFVITWGFEKLEKHVMKWKVD; from the coding sequence ATGAATAGAAAAAATCAACCAAAATCGATATTCGCTGAAATTTTATTGCCCATAATTGTAGTTTTAGGCTTTTTATTTGTGTGGCAAATCTCGATTATGGTAGGAATAATTCCTCATAACAAAATGGCAACACCGATAGAAGTATTTTCGACTTTTCTGGTAAAATTGCATGATACCGCACCAGACGGAGCAACTCTGCAAGAGAATATTTTGCAAAGCTTAAAAATTTCATTATCAGGATTATTTATGGGGATATTTATTGGAACCCCTCTGGGATTGTTAATGGGTTGGTACAAAAAAGTGGATATGGTGGTTAAACCTATTTTTGAACTATTTAGACCGATTCCGCCAATTGCTTGGATTCCGTTAACGATATTGTGGATTGGGGTAGGCGACTTTGCAAAGATATGTATTATATTCGTTTCTGCATTTATCCCATGTGTATTAAACTCTCAAGCAGGCATCAGGCAAACGTCTCCAGTGCTGATTAATATGGCCAAAACGTTTGGGGCAACAGATTTTGAAACTTTCTTAAGGATAGGAGTGCCGTCATCGATTCCTATGATTTTTGCAGGAGTGAGAATTGCCCTTGGGAATGCGTGGTCTACTTTGGTTGCAGCAGAGCTTCTGGCTGCCAATGCAGGATTGGGATATATGATTACGATGGGTAGGCAGTATCAGAGAATTGATATTATCGTCTTGGGAATGGTGACGATTGGTTTGTTAGGATTCGTTATTACCTGGGGATTTGAAAAACTCGAAAAGCATGTGATGAAATGGAAGGTGGATTAA
- a CDS encoding ABC transporter permease translates to MKKLSLYSVGSVAAFIIVWFIASLFNAELIPSPIAVIDRMILLFEKPVSGYNLFGHIWASLRRVLIALLISGVVGIVMGILIGWNYYAKKTIGVLFELIRPIPPIAWLPIIVMWFGIGELSKVVMVFIGTLMPIVINTYTGIRMVDSALLDVAESFNASDRQLLTEIAIPSALPSIMAGIRNAIGVGWMVVLAAEMIGAKEGVGFLITRGMEYFDVPLIMVGMVAIGIVGALLSAVIEKLERVVCPWAYRME, encoded by the coding sequence ATGAAAAAATTAAGTCTATATTCTGTAGGGTCTGTTGCGGCGTTTATTATAGTATGGTTTATCGCGTCTCTATTTAATGCTGAGTTGATTCCCTCTCCGATAGCGGTAATAGACAGGATGATATTGTTATTTGAGAAACCTGTGTCGGGATATAATTTGTTTGGACACATTTGGGCCAGTTTACGACGAGTGCTCATTGCATTACTGATTTCTGGAGTAGTGGGAATCGTAATGGGAATATTGATTGGCTGGAATTATTATGCGAAGAAAACAATTGGAGTATTATTTGAATTAATTAGACCGATACCGCCGATTGCGTGGCTACCGATTATTGTTATGTGGTTTGGAATCGGAGAGCTTTCGAAAGTAGTAATGGTATTTATTGGAACGTTAATGCCTATAGTTATCAATACATACACTGGAATTCGAATGGTGGATAGCGCGTTACTTGATGTTGCGGAGTCGTTTAACGCTAGTGATAGACAGCTGCTAACAGAGATAGCAATACCATCAGCATTGCCGTCGATAATGGCAGGGATCCGAAATGCTATTGGCGTGGGCTGGATGGTAGTGTTGGCAGCAGAAATGATAGGGGCAAAAGAAGGAGTAGGATTTTTGATTACTCGAGGGATGGAGTATTTTGATGTACCACTAATAATGGTTGGAATGGTTGCTATTGGCATTGTAGGTGCGTTGCTATCAGCTGTAATAGAAAAACTAGAAAGGGTGGTTTGTCCGTGGGCATACAGAATGGAGTAA
- a CDS encoding ABC transporter ATP-binding protein, translating to MTKKFPSKDDENIVVKDISFEVRENEFLVILGPGYCGKTVLLNMIMNLLSPDSGNVYLEGDIMTKEKMGNKFSMIFQKLGLMPWKTVMENVELGPKLRGEAKATRRERAQKYIDLVGLTGFEKSFPYQLSGGMKQRVGIARAYTNEPEIMIMDEPFGQLDAQTRYNMEEELARVWQQEKRTVIFVTNNIEEAAYLGDRILLLTKCPAQIKEIYNIDLPRPRNMTSMEFLQLRKKISDNTDLAL from the coding sequence ATCACAAAAAAATTTCCTAGCAAAGACGATGAAAATATTGTAGTAAAAGATATTTCGTTTGAAGTGAGAGAGAATGAATTTTTAGTTATTTTGGGTCCTGGATATTGCGGAAAAACAGTATTGTTAAATATGATAATGAATCTGCTAAGCCCTGATTCGGGCAATGTATATCTAGAAGGCGACATTATGACGAAAGAAAAGATGGGCAATAAGTTTAGCATGATTTTTCAAAAATTGGGACTAATGCCTTGGAAGACTGTTATGGAGAATGTGGAGCTGGGACCAAAATTGCGTGGCGAAGCCAAGGCAACAAGAAGAGAACGTGCTCAAAAATATATAGACTTAGTGGGGTTAACCGGATTTGAAAAAAGTTTTCCGTATCAACTATCTGGAGGAATGAAACAACGAGTAGGGATTGCTCGTGCGTATACAAATGAACCAGAAATTATGATTATGGATGAGCCATTTGGGCAATTAGATGCGCAAACCAGGTATAATATGGAAGAAGAACTCGCGAGGGTGTGGCAGCAAGAGAAGAGGACTGTAATTTTTGTTACCAATAATATAGAAGAAGCAGCATATTTGGGTGACCGTATATTACTGTTGACAAAATGTCCGGCACAGATTAAGGAAATTTATAACATCGATTTACCGAGACCACGAAATATGACGAGCATGGAATTTTTGCAGTTGCGTAAGAAAATTTCAGATAACACAGATTTGGCTTTATAG